Within the Hydrogenispora ethanolica genome, the region CAGAGTTTAAGAGTGGCCCGGGTTGTCAAGAATAGATTTGGGTCCACGCAAGAGGTGGCTTTGTTTGAGATGACCGGTCAGGGGTTTGCGGAGGTGCAGAACCCATCGGAGTACCTGCTGGAAAACAGGAGCCGCCTGATGGCCGGCTCAGTGATTGTGGCCTCGGCCCGCGGCAGTCGTCCGATTTTTACCGAGATCCAGACCCTGGTGACGGAGACCGCGGAAGGAATTCCGCCGCGCCATATCGCCATCGGCGTGGACCGCAACCGCCTGCTATTGGTCACTGCAGTGCTGCAGCGCTGGGTCGGTGAAAGGCTCGGCAATAAAAATATTTTCGTTTCGACCGCCGGCGGCATCGAATCGGACGACCCGGCTTTGGATCTGGGAATCGCGGCTTCGTTGCTCTCGTCGATGCGGGGGATCGTTTTTAGCGGGAAAGTGTTCTGCGTCGGGGAATTGGCACTGTCAGGCGAAGTCCGGACCATTCCCGAGCTTGAAAAATTATTAAATGAGGGCCGGCGGCTCGGTTTTGAGGCCTGCGTTCTGGCCGCCCAATCGGTAAAACGGATCAGCCCGCCGGCTGGAATCCGGTTGCACGCCATCGATCATATTCGTCGTCTGGTCCAGGTGCTTCCGGAGCTACTTGAAAAAAATTAATGGAGGGTTTTGGTTTGAGCCAGGAGGATCAACGATACCTCGAAATGACCAAAGTGTTAAAGATGGTGGCTCCCGGCACCACCCTTTACGAAGGGTTGGAGAATATTTTACGCGCCCGGACCGGAGCCCTGATCGTGGTCTCGGACGCAGAGTCGATCATGAAATTGGTCGATGGCGGTTTTCGGATCAATTCCGAGCTGCAGCCGTCGACTCTGTATGAATTGGCGAAAATGGACGGAGCCATCGTGCTCTCCTCCGACGGGCGGCGGATTATCGTAGCGAATGCCCATTTGACGCCGGACTATCTGATTCCCACCTCGGAGACGGGGACCCGGCACCGTACCGCCGAACGGATGGCGACGCAGACCGGGGAACTGGTTATCGCCATTTCGCAACGGCGGAACGTTATTACACTTTACAAAGGAAACCAGCGCTATGTCATCCGGGATATCGGGACGACCTTGGCCAAGGCGAATCAGGCCTTGCAAACGCTCCAAAAATATAAGAGTGTCCTGGAGCAGTCGCTGTTGAATCTTTCGGCCCTGGAGTTCGAGAATCTGGTCACGCTATCGGATGTTTGCACCGTCATTCAACGGGCTGAAATGGTCGGCCGGATCGCCCATGAGATCCAGCGCTACATCTTTGAGTTGGGCAGCGAGGGCCGCTTGGTCAGCATGCAATTGGATGAGCTGATGATCGACATCGAAGACGAAGGCCAGTTGGTCGTGCGCGATTATTTCCGGGGCGAAGCGAATTTGTCCGATTTTCAAAAGGAACTCACTTCATGGGATGACGACGATCTGCTGGATCTGAATTCCCTCTCGCGCGCCCTCGGCTATCCCGGCGGGACCAGTCTGGATCTCTCCCTGACGACCCGGGGCTACCGGATCTT harbors:
- the disA gene encoding DNA integrity scanning diadenylate cyclase DisA; translated protein: MSQEDQRYLEMTKVLKMVAPGTTLYEGLENILRARTGALIVVSDAESIMKLVDGGFRINSELQPSTLYELAKMDGAIVLSSDGRRIIVANAHLTPDYLIPTSETGTRHRTAERMATQTGELVIAISQRRNVITLYKGNQRYVIRDIGTTLAKANQALQTLQKYKSVLEQSLLNLSALEFENLVTLSDVCTVIQRAEMVGRIAHEIQRYIFELGSEGRLVSMQLDELMIDIEDEGQLVVRDYFRGEANLSDFQKELTSWDDDDLLDLNSLSRALGYPGGTSLDLSLTTRGYRILGKIPRLPFPVVENLVKTFGVLPKVLEASTEELDDVEGIGEVRARTIKDGLRRLREQILLDRHF